DNA sequence from the Candidatus Rokuibacteriota bacterium genome:
AAGAGCTCACGCCCGAAGCCAGGCGGATGCTGGACGAGCTCCGGCGCCTCGCCGGGTCTGAAACGGTTCCCCCCAGCTGGCGGGCGCTCGCCCGCTTCCCCAAGATTACCGAGGCCAGAGTGAAAGCTGCCGAGAATCTACACTTTAAGTGTAAATTCCCCTGGGATGCGCGGAACTTTGCAGTCTTGCTCATCGCCCACGCTAGGGGATGCCAGTCGTGCTTTGCTACCGCCCGCTTCGCGCTGGATAAGCTCGGCTTCGACAACGACACCCTGAACGCGATCTGTGCTAACCCCGATACGCTCCCGCTCAAGGAGCGTGATCGCCTTTTCGTCAAATATGCGCTCAAGATCGCGACGGATTCAGCGAATCTTAAACCGAAGGACTTCAAGGAGATGGCCGGACACGGGTTTTCGAAAGAGGACGTTCAAGAGATCATTGGCCTCGCTGCGTTCTGGATTATGAATATCGTCATTTCACAATCCGTGGTAGCGGCGCTCGCCGAGGAGTGACCGACAGGAGGGCGTGCGATGGCGTTCTTCGAGCTCCCGTCCGATGACGAACTCACTCCCGAAGTCAGGCAGATGCTGGAGGAGTATTGCCGCCTCCTTGGGCATGACCAGGTTCCCGTCGGTTGGAGGGCTTTCGCCCGCCTGCCGAAGATCATCCAGGCGCGGTTCACCGGGTTTCACAACTTCTTCCATCAGTGCCGGTTCCCTTGGGATGTCAAGAATCTGGCGTGGATGCTCATTGCTCATATGAAGGGCTGCCAGGTCTGCTTCTCCTACTCGCGCTCAAGACTCGATAAGCTCGGCTGGGATCAGGCCATGCTCGATTCGGTCTGCGCTAAGCCGGAATCTCTCCCGCTGAAGGGACGCGATCGGGCATTCGTTCAGTACGCGCTGAGGCTAGCTACCGATCCGGGGCAGGCCAAGCTCAAGGATTTCAGAGAGATGGAGGCAGCCGGGCTGTCGAAAGACGAAATCTTGGAGACCATCGCCTTCGCCGCGTGCGCGAACATGCACATGACGTTCACGCTCTCGCAGGTCGGCTGGCTTGCCGAGGAGTGACGGACAGGAGGGTGAGCCATGGCGTTCTTCGAATACGTCCCTGACGACCGGCTCGCGCCAGAGGCGAGGGAGAGTATCGATATCATCAAGAAGCGCAGAAGATCCGACCGAATAAGCTCGGAGTACTACGCCTACGCCAATAATCCCCGGGTACTCAAGGCCTATGTCGAGGCCATAGAGGGGCTCCTTCCGATTCCGAGCCGTTTAGGGGCGTGTCAGCACATTGCGGGTATGCTGATCGCGCATGCCAAAGGATGTCGCGCGTGCTTCAATGGAAGCCGGAAGTTTTTGTCCTCTCTCGGGTTCGACGAGGGGACCCTCGATAACATGTGCCGCGTACCGGCTACGTTACCACTTGCCGAGCGTGAGCGGCGTGTCGTTGAATTCATGCTCCGGGTGGCGCGGGACCCTCAGGGCTTGAAGTCCGATGACTTCCGTGAGATGGAGAGGGCCGGATTCGCTAAAGACGAGATCCTGGAAATGATCGGGGTGGCGGCGTTCTGGAACCTTGCGACGACGCTGGCAAGCGCTGTGGACGCGGGGCTTCGGGAGGAGTAGCCGGGCTGTGGTGAAGTGCCAGGCGTGCGGACAGGACAACCGCGAGGGCGCCCGCTTCTGCGATGCCTGCGGCCAGCCGCTCGAGGTACGCTGTCCCGCTTGCACCCAGAGTGTGCGCTCTGGCGCGCGGTTCTGCGACAGCTGCGGGGCCGCGCTGACCGTGACGCCGCCCACCGGGACGCGTGACTCGCGCGCCCCGGTCTCCTACACGCCGCACCACCTCGCCGAGCGCATCCTCACCGAGGGACGGGCCCTCAGGGGCGAGCGTAAAGAGGTCACCGTGCTCTTCGTGGATGTCCAGGGTTCGACCGAGCTGGCCAGCGCGCTTGATCCCGAGGAGTTCCACGCGGTGATGGACGGGGCCTTCCAGCTGATGCTGGACGCCGTCCATCACTGGGAGGGGACCGTCAATCAGTTTACCGGGGATGGGATCATGGCGCTCTTCGGGGCGCCGATCGCCCATGAGGACCATGCCCGCCGGGCGCTCCACGCGGCGTTGGAGATCCAGCGAAGGTTTGGGGAGTATGCCGCTGCGCTTCGACGCGACAAGGGCATCTCTTTCCAGGTGCGGCTCGGACTCAACAGCGGGGCCGTTGTCGTCGGCGCCATCGGCGACGACCTGAGGATGGACTACACCGCCCAGGGCCTGACCACGAACCTGGCGGCCCGCATGCAACAGGCGGCCGACCCCGGGACGATCCTGGTGGCGGCTCCGACCTACCGCCTGGGTGAGGGCTACTTCCGCTTCAGGTCGTTGGGTCCGGTGCGCGTGCGCGGGGTGTCCGAGCCGGTGGAGGCGTATGTCTTGGAAGGGGAGGGGACAGTCCTCTCGCGGCTGGAGGCTTCGTTACGGCGGGGCGTTTCACCGTTCCGGGGGCGTGAGACCGAGCTCCTCACGCTCGGCGAGTGCTGGGCGCGGGTGCTGAACGGGCAAGGGGAGGCGGTGTGTCTGGTCGGGGAGCCCGGGATCGGGAAGTCACGCCTTGCTTACGAGTTCCAACGAAGCCTCGGGATCACGGAGCGAATCGAGGGTGCGGCTCTCTCCCACGCGCGGGGCGCTGCCTATTTTGTCTTCCGCCAGCTTCTAAGGCAATTAGCCGGAATTGCTCCAGAGGCCGACGCCTCAGCGTCGCGAGATCATCTCCATCGCCGGCTCTGGGATCTCTCCCCCGACCTCTCAAGCGCTGCGCCGGAGATCCTCTCGATCCTGGGAACCTCATGCGAGGCCCTCTCGCAACGCCAAGGCGGCGTGCCCGATGATCGGAGAGACCGGCTACGCGAGGCGGTGACGGCCTGGATAAAGGAAGAGTGTCGGCGGGCGCCCAGGCTGCTGGTGATCGAGGATCTCCAGTGGCTCGACCCGTCATCCGATGAGCTGCTCCGGCACCTGGGGCGTGAGGCCAGGAGCCTTCGTCTCATGCTGCTGATGACCTCCCGTCTTCCCCTCGGCGGCAGCAACCTCGAGCTCGCCGGGGTGCGGGAGATGTTCTTGAAGCCCCTCTCGGCGGAGGACGTCCACGCCCTCGTGAACGCTCAGGTGGAGCCGTACCCGGCGACCGACCGTCTGCGCCGGACCGTGTCGGCGCGGTCGGAGGGGAACCCGTTCTATGTGGAGGAGCTGGTGCGCGCGCTCCGGGAGCGAGGTGCCCTGGTGCTGGAGCACGGAGCCTATGACCTCCGCGAACGGGTGGAGGGGGTCATCCCTGCCACCATCGGCGCCCTGATCTCCTCCCGAATCGATCGGCTCCAGGCTTCCGCCCGCGAGCTTCTTGCTGACGGGGCCGTTCTCGGCAAGCGCTTTCCGCTTGCCCACTTGCGCGCGTTAGTTTCCTCCGATCGGTTCGAGGAGGATCTGGCCCTGGTCGAGCGACGGGGGTTTCTTGACCGCCAGGCCGAGGGCCCGCTGGCGAGCCTCGCGTTTCGCCATGTCCTGACCCAGGAGGTCGCTTACGGTGCTCTCCTTCAGGCGGATCGGCAAACTCGCCACCGGCGTGCAGGCGAGATGCTGGAGCAGCTCTACCGCGGCCGGACAGAGGAGGTCTGCGATCAGCTCGCCCACCACTGGGCACAGAGCGATCGGCCGGTGCAGGCGCTACCATACTTGCTAACAGCCGCTGATGGCGCGGTGGCCGTCGGCGCCAACCAGGAGGCCATCGGCCATCTGCAGGCCGCGCTCGATCTGGCGACCGAGCACCCGGCGGCTGCGGGAAAAGACCAGGTGAACGCAATCCGCCTCAAACTCGCGGGCCTCCACTTCATCGTCGGCGAGCGGTAGAGGCTTCAATGCGGAGCCCGTGGGCCCGCGAGTATCGGCGCACGCCGAAGAGGTACATCTGGGGGACCGAGCCTTCGGGCTTCGCCGGACAGGTGGCGGCCATGCTTCTCCCCGGTGCCCGCCTCCTGGACCTGGGGTGCGGCGAGGGACGGGACAGTGTCTTCTTCGCCGCCCAGGGCCTGGACGTCGTCGGCGTGGATTCCTCCCCCGCCGGAATCGCCAAGGCCCGGCGCCTTGCGGAGACGCGGGGAGTGGGCGTGAGCTGGCTCGTGGGGGACATGGCGCGCCTGACCTACCAGGGCCTTTTCGACGCGGTCTACTCCTGCGGCGCCGTCCATTACGTACCCAGGGCGAGGCGAGCCCGCTTCTTTTCACGCCTCCAGGTGCTGACCCGCCCGGGAGGGCTCCACGCTCACGTGGTCTTCACCGACCAGGAGGTATACGTGGAGAAGGGGGAAATCATCGACTACTTTGCGCCGGGCGAGCTGGCGGGCTTCTACGGCGGGTGGTCGATTCTCCAGCAGAAGGGAGGGCGGATCGCGTGCGACCAGGATGGGACCCCGCACCACCACAGTGTGGAATCTCTCATAGCGCGCGCGCCCGCGCCGGGCCAGAGTGACGTCACCGGACCCTCTTCAAAGGAGTGACGCCGATGCGGACACGAGCCAGGGAGATCCTCCTGATCCTGCTTGCGGTTGTCCTCCTCTTCTCGGGGCCGCTGGGGGCCATTGAGCTCAAGACCAACCGGACCAAGGCGCTGGTGCCGTTGAGCGAGATCATCCCGGGCGGGCCCCCGCCCGACGGCATTCCCGCCATCGATGCGCCCAAGTTTGTCGGCCCCAAAGAGGCCGACGGGTGGCTCAACCCCAAGGAGCCGGTGCTCGCGGTGGAGGTGAACGGGGAGGCCCGGGCCTACCCGCTTCAGATCCTGACGTGGCACGAGATCGTCAACGACACTGTCGGCGGCCGGCCCGTGTGCGTGACGTACTGTCCGCTCTGCAATTCCGGCATCGTCTTCGACCGCAAGCTCGGTGACCGGCTCCTGGACTTCGGCACGTCCGGGATGCTCTACAAGTCGGACCTCGTCATGTACGACCGGCAAACCCACTCGCTCTGGTCCCAGATGGAGGGGCGGGCCATCGTGGGAGACCTGGCCGGGACGAAGCTCTCCTGGCTGCCTTCCAACACGATCGCGTACGGAGAGTGGAAGGCGCTCTTTCCGCGCGGCAAGGTCCTCTCCCGCGAGACGGGGCACCGCCGCGCGTACGGCCTGAACCCGTATGACGGCTACGACGAGCCGAACCTGCCCCCGTTTCTCTTCTTCGATCAGGTGGACCGCCGGCTTCCCCCGAAGGAGCGCGTGGTCGGGGTCGTGATCGGCCCTAGCGCAAAGGCGTACCCGTTCAGCGTTCTGGCCAAGCGGCGAGTGCTCACCGACACCGTAGACGGGGAACCGCTCGTGATCTTCCACCGCCCGGGCACGCTCTCGGCGCTCGATCACAACCTGATCGCTCAGTCGAGAGATGTGGGTGCCACTGCCGTATTCAGGCCCGTGCTCGACGGCAAGCCCCTCACCTTCGAGCCGACCGAGACCGGGTTCAAGGACAGAGAGACAGGCAGCCTCTGGTCGCTGCTCGGGCGGGCGTACCAGGGGCCGCTCGCTGGGAAGACCCTCAGGCCGATCATCCACGTCGACGCGTTCTGGTTCGCGTGGGCCGCCTTTCAACCGAAGACACAGGTCTATCAGCCGTGATAGCATGAGCCCGCATGGCTTCCCTCGCGTGGGTCATCGGGCTCGGCTTCCTGCTCGGCATCCAGCACGCCACCGATCCTGACCATGTCCTCGCTGTCGCGACGATCGCCAGCCGCGAACCTCGCTGGCGGTCTGGCGTCCTGGTCGGGATCCTGTGGGGGCTCGGTCACGCGCTCACGCTCACCGTGGTGGGCGGGACCATCGTCCTCCTGAGCCTGACCGTTCCGCCGGCCGTGGCGCTCTCCCTGGAGCTCGCGGTGGCGGTGATGCTGGTCGGGCTCGGACTGGTCCGGCTCGCGTGGTGCTTTCGCGGCGTCCGGCGCGTTCATCCGGAGCACGCGCGGACGGCGCATGAGCACGGCCACCGGCACGCGTTTCACAGCCATGTTCACAC
Encoded proteins:
- a CDS encoding AAA family ATPase, which produces MKCQACGQDNREGARFCDACGQPLEVRCPACTQSVRSGARFCDSCGAALTVTPPTGTRDSRAPVSYTPHHLAERILTEGRALRGERKEVTVLFVDVQGSTELASALDPEEFHAVMDGAFQLMLDAVHHWEGTVNQFTGDGIMALFGAPIAHEDHARRALHAALEIQRRFGEYAAALRRDKGISFQVRLGLNSGAVVVGAIGDDLRMDYTAQGLTTNLAARMQQAADPGTILVAAPTYRLGEGYFRFRSLGPVRVRGVSEPVEAYVLEGEGTVLSRLEASLRRGVSPFRGRETELLTLGECWARVLNGQGEAVCLVGEPGIGKSRLAYEFQRSLGITERIEGAALSHARGAAYFVFRQLLRQLAGIAPEADASASRDHLHRRLWDLSPDLSSAAPEILSILGTSCEALSQRQGGVPDDRRDRLREAVTAWIKEECRRAPRLLVIEDLQWLDPSSDELLRHLGREARSLRLMLLMTSRLPLGGSNLELAGVREMFLKPLSAEDVHALVNAQVEPYPATDRLRRTVSARSEGNPFYVEELVRALRERGALVLEHGAYDLRERVEGVIPATIGALISSRIDRLQASARELLADGAVLGKRFPLAHLRALVSSDRFEEDLALVERRGFLDRQAEGPLASLAFRHVLTQEVAYGALLQADRQTRHRRAGEMLEQLYRGRTEEVCDQLAHHWAQSDRPVQALPYLLTAADGAVAVGANQEAIGHLQAALDLATEHPAAAGKDQVNAIRLKLAGLHFIVGER
- a CDS encoding class I SAM-dependent methyltransferase — encoded protein: MRSPWAREYRRTPKRYIWGTEPSGFAGQVAAMLLPGARLLDLGCGEGRDSVFFAAQGLDVVGVDSSPAGIAKARRLAETRGVGVSWLVGDMARLTYQGLFDAVYSCGAVHYVPRARRARFFSRLQVLTRPGGLHAHVVFTDQEVYVEKGEIIDYFAPGELAGFYGGWSILQQKGGRIACDQDGTPHHHSVESLIARAPAPGQSDVTGPSSKE
- a CDS encoding DUF3179 domain-containing protein: MLLILLAVVLLFSGPLGAIELKTNRTKALVPLSEIIPGGPPPDGIPAIDAPKFVGPKEADGWLNPKEPVLAVEVNGEARAYPLQILTWHEIVNDTVGGRPVCVTYCPLCNSGIVFDRKLGDRLLDFGTSGMLYKSDLVMYDRQTHSLWSQMEGRAIVGDLAGTKLSWLPSNTIAYGEWKALFPRGKVLSRETGHRRAYGLNPYDGYDEPNLPPFLFFDQVDRRLPPKERVVGVVIGPSAKAYPFSVLAKRRVLTDTVDGEPLVIFHRPGTLSALDHNLIAQSRDVGATAVFRPVLDGKPLTFEPTETGFKDRETGSLWSLLGRAYQGPLAGKTLRPIIHVDAFWFAWAAFQPKTQVYQP